The Candidatus Saccharibacteria bacterium sequence ATCGAAGGCAGGCGTCGCGAATTCATGAAGAAATCGCCCGAAATCCTTGCCTACAAAGGCTTGCTTTTGAGCCGTATCGAATACCTACTAGATGGCAAACTGGCGCTTATCCATATCCCATGGGAAGAAATTCAGGCATATAGCGACCAATACAATCCGAGCGTTCTTGTGCTCGATGAAATGCGCCTCGTAGAAGGTGTCGAACTCGGCGTGGCGATTAAAACCTACCCAGATGGTAAAATCACCGGAAAGTTGCGTGGCAATTTGCCGATTGCTGAAGAAGTTGCGGGTTATTTTGGTGGTGGCGGACACAAATACGCCGCTGGGTTCCGCGCCTACGAGCAGTACGATAAGATTGTACCAGAACTTGTAATTGCCGCCGACAAGGCGCTAAAGGCCCACGCAGATGACACTAAAGCTTCATAACACACTCACGCGAAAGCTAGAGGATTTCACCCCTATCAATAGCGAGCTAGTATCGCTTTACACCTGCGGCCCGACCGTCTACGATTACCTACACGTAGGTAACTGGGCCTCGTTTATCTACTGGGATATTCTTGTGCGAACCCTTATTGCTAACGGCTACAAGGTAGAGCGGGTCATGAATATTACCGACGTCGGACACCTTACAAGTGACGCCGATGAAGGTCAGGACAAGCTCGAAAAAGGTGCGCAGCGCGAGGGTAAGACAGCCTGGGAAGTTGCCGAGTTTTATGCCGAAGATTTTGTCGAGGGCATGGAAAAACTTGGCCTTATTGCGCCCGAACATCTTACGAAAGCGACAGATTTTATTCCGCAGCAGCTCGATTTAGTCCGCATTCTAAAAGAAAAGGGCTTTACGTATCAAATAGACGACGGGATTTACTTCGACACAAGCATGTTTCCCACCTATGCAGATTTTGCCGGGCTCGACCTTGAGGCGCAAAAAGCTGGCGCACGAGTAGAGTTTAATGCCGAAAAGCGAAACCCGAGTGATTTCGCACTTTGGAAATTTACGCCAAGCGGCGAAACACGCGATATGCAGTGGGAAACGCCGACTGATCTTTTAGATGTTGAATCTAGCGACAAAAAGATGGGCTTTCCGGGCTGGCATCTTGAATGTTCGGCGATGGCTATGAGTATTTTAGGGCCAACAATCGATATTCACACTGGCGGGATCGACCACATTCCCGTACATCATACAAACGAGATCGCTCAGTCCGAAGCTGCGAGCGGGCTTCAGTTCGCACACATATGGTTACACAACAACCATATCAAGGTAAACGGCACAAAGATCAGCAAAAGTCTGGAAAACGGCTACACCCTACAGACATTGGCAGAAAAAGGTTTTTCCGCGCTTGATTACCGTATGTTTGTGCTGCAAGGCCAGTATAGTAACGAGGGTAATTTTACGTTCGAGAACCTAGCCGCCGCCAAAAACCGGCTTGCACACTGGAAAAACATCGCAAGCCTGCGCTGGCAAATCTACGACACAATCGACTACGATAAAAAAGACGAAATTACGCTCGTTGCCGCAATCGGAGCAATGAAAGAAGCGCTAAATAGCAACCTCAACACGCCCGAAGCTCTTCGCGTTGTCGACCAAGCATTCAGCGAACTCGATGATAAATCGCTAAATATTATTCACCAACACGGGCTCGATCAGCTCCTCGACGCCATCGACGATCTTCTGGGACTTCAGCTAAAATCGAGTACGCCCGATATTAGCGACGAGCAAAAACAAACTATCCTCGAAAGGCAGCGCGCCCGAGACGAAAAGAACTGGCAAGAATCCGACCGCCTTCGAGACGAGCTTAAAAAACAAGGTATCGCAGTACGCGATACCTCTAGCGGGACAATCTGGGAATACGACGCTTAGTTTTTAAGCGTCGTCTTGCTGTAATTTTTTAACAAGTTTTGCGATTGGACGTTCGCTTTTTTCGCGGTTCTTTTTGGCGCGCTCTAGGTAATCCTCGAGCAATACCTTAATACAACCGGCGATAGGAATCGAAATAATACCTCCGGCAAGACCAAATACATACAACCCGATTGTTACTGATCCAAGAACAGTAAGTGCCGAAAGCTCAAGCTTGCGCGCTTGAATCGTTGGCGAGATAAAGTTGTTTTCTATCTGTTGGTAGACAATAAAGAACACGGCAAAGGCAATTCCCGCCGAAACGTCGTTGAATGCCAAAAGGATCGAAATCAAAACTCCAGCGATCGTTGCACCAAACATTGGAATCAATGAAAGCGTGAACGCGATAGCTACCGTTGGCAATGCCAGGTTACTCGGCACGGCAGGGAATACAAGGCTAAGGATAAACACGACAATTCCCGCCGTCGTAGCGCCAATCATAGATACCGTCAGTTGGCCCGTGACATATCCCGTAACGACATTGTACATCCGGTGAACAAGGTTTCGATGAGCTTCCATACGATCTTGGTCGTTATAAACACCCCAGATACGCTTGAGCCACATTGGACCTTCGATAAGCATAAGGAATGAAAGAACAAGAACAAGGAAGGTTGAAACAACGATCGACGCCAGCGAGCCAATTCCATCAAGAATATTACCACTAGCCTGCGTCGCCCAACCGATAGTATTGTCTTTAATCGACGCAAAAGCGGCATCGACCTGTGGCTGAAGGTGATACTTATCGACAAGATCGTTAAAACCGTGCCATTGGCTGGTTGCACCTTCTACGAGCCCTGGAACTGTTTCGGCAAATTTTACCGTTTGCTGCACGATTGGCGGAGCTACCAAAAATGCAAATACGCCAAGAACGGCGATAACCAACACGAAGGCCGTTGCCGTACCTGCAACGCGACTTTTGCCTGGCATATGTT is a genomic window containing:
- a CDS encoding AI-2E family transporter — protein: MKVRIDIDTKTFVRFWLVVIGFAFAILAVYSARTALILLGIAFFLAMALNAPVSYLAKHMPGKSRVAGTATAFVLVIAVLGVFAFLVAPPIVQQTVKFAETVPGLVEGATSQWHGFNDLVDKYHLQPQVDAAFASIKDNTIGWATQASGNILDGIGSLASIVVSTFLVLVLSFLMLIEGPMWLKRIWGVYNDQDRMEAHRNLVHRMYNVVTGYVTGQLTVSMIGATTAGIVVFILSLVFPAVPSNLALPTVAIAFTLSLIPMFGATIAGVLISILLAFNDVSAGIAFAVFFIVYQQIENNFISPTIQARKLELSALTVLGSVTIGLYVFGLAGGIISIPIAGCIKVLLEDYLERAKKNREKSERPIAKLVKKLQQDDA
- a CDS encoding cysteine--tRNA ligase — its product is MTLKLHNTLTRKLEDFTPINSELVSLYTCGPTVYDYLHVGNWASFIYWDILVRTLIANGYKVERVMNITDVGHLTSDADEGQDKLEKGAQREGKTAWEVAEFYAEDFVEGMEKLGLIAPEHLTKATDFIPQQLDLVRILKEKGFTYQIDDGIYFDTSMFPTYADFAGLDLEAQKAGARVEFNAEKRNPSDFALWKFTPSGETRDMQWETPTDLLDVESSDKKMGFPGWHLECSAMAMSILGPTIDIHTGGIDHIPVHHTNEIAQSEAASGLQFAHIWLHNNHIKVNGTKISKSLENGYTLQTLAEKGFSALDYRMFVLQGQYSNEGNFTFENLAAAKNRLAHWKNIASLRWQIYDTIDYDKKDEITLVAAIGAMKEALNSNLNTPEALRVVDQAFSELDDKSLNIIHQHGLDQLLDAIDDLLGLQLKSSTPDISDEQKQTILERQRARDEKNWQESDRLRDELKKQGIAVRDTSSGTIWEYDA